One Candidatus Limnocylindrales bacterium genomic window, CTATCCGGACAAGATTCCCAACTTTGTGGCCAGTCAGACTGGGGCCAAGGTTTACATGCTTCCGGCCCATGTGGAGGGGGTACCTGAGGCTAAGGATTATTTTGCTTTGTTTGATTATTTGATCGCCAAGCTCAATGAAGCCATAAGATAAATGAAACTGGGAGGTGTAGGAGAAAAGTATCTACTCTCCTACTCTGATAAGATTGGAAGAAATAGCCGAAGCCGCACAGATCGCCTGTTTGCTAGAGGTAAGTGCAACTAAACCGGGTAATGTAAATCGGTTTTATAATTTTAAAGATACCCGGTACGAGGATTTTCTTTTAAGTGCTGTTGCCCTAGGTGGAGCGTTTCGAGAGATTGATAAAGCCACTGTAGGAGAAACGATTTTAAAGGCTGTCCGCTCAACCCGTAAATACGTAAAGACCAATACCAATCTGGGAATGATTTTGCTATTTGCCCCTATTGCTAAAGCCTATGCTCTGGGAAGAACAGGAGAATGGAAAACTGGAGGAATGGAGGAACGGGAGAGCGGGTACCTGGTAACGCCCTCCCCGCCCTCTTACTCTGCCCGGGAACTACGTACTGACCTTGCAAAGGTCTTAAATTCTCTGACGGTGGAGGATGCGAGAAATGCATACGAAGCGATTCGATTGGCCAATCCGGGAGGGATGGGAAAGGTAACAGACCACGATATCCGTGAAGAAGTTCAGGTGTCCCTGTTGGAAGCTATGGCGGCAGCAGCTCATCGAGACTCCATCGCGAGGGAATATACAAGCCGGTTTGAAATTACCTTTCATCTGGGATATCCTACCCTGCAACGCTATTTTACAGAAACCCGGGATCTTGAAAAGTCTATCGTCCAAACTTATCTGACTCTTCTTTCTGAAATTCCCGATACTCTGATCACCAGAAAACAGGGGCTGGATGTGTCGCAGAATGTTATGACGAGAGCCAGAGAAGTTTTACAGGCCGGAGGAATCTTCTCGGAAGTTGGAAGGCAGAAATTGCAAGAACTGGACAAATTCCTCCGAAGTCGAGATAATCAACTCAATCCCGGCACTACCGCCGATTTGACAGCAGCCGCCCTGTTTGTTATTTTTTTATTAAATGGAAAGATACTACAAATGCTCTAAATGCTGGAACGAGTTTGATTATACAGAAGTACCTGAAAAGAAAAATCCAGTGGAAGAACTTCAACTGGAAGCCTGTCCCTATTGTGGAGCGAAGGAAAGCCTTCAGGAGCTACTCACAGGTAGAACGCCCATTCTCCAAACCATAACCCATTTTTTCAAAACGCCCTCGACTTTCATAGAGGGAGAGAACATCCACTACGTTGAGAAGGTTTTTTCGGAACAGAATCGACTCATCCTTAAGCTCTTCACACCCCTGGGTCCTGAGAGTGAAGAAGTTCAACTCGATGAGCTGATCCTGCAGAGAAAGGATCCGGACGGATATAAATCCATGGGTCGTCTGGCCAAAGTAGGAAAAATTCTCTATGTAGATCCTATCCAGGATCCGGTTACCCAGGCCTCTTATTTGGCTCTTAAAATCGAAAAGCAGAGTTGGGAAACGGTGATGATCCTCCGGCTGGAACTTTATCCAGATGGGAGTTTTTTTGTACACTTTGAATAAAAACTGTCTGTTGTCCGAGGTTTGTTGTCGGTACTTCGGGTTATGACTCCAATTGTTTTAAACGATTGATTAAAATCGTTACGGCGAAGCGACAAGGGACCCTGGACCATAGACGATGGATTACATTGTTGTCGGAACTTAAATGCCGAGAATATACGATTCCCCTAAATCGTCCTAAGATTATGGGTATTCTCAACGTAACCCCGGATTCTTTTTCCGACGCCGGACAATTTCTCGATCTTGGGAGGGCCCTGGAACACGCCCATCGAATGGCCGAAGAAGGAGCCGATATTCTGGATATTGGAGGGGCTTCAACCCGGCCTGGAGCCGAGCCGGTTTCTATAGAGGTAGAGCTTCAACGAGTTTTGCCGGTGATCCAACGACTTATCCATACGATTAAAATTCCTATTTCTATCGACACCTACCAACCGGAAGTGGCCAAAATCTGTTTACAAGAAGGGGTCCATA contains:
- a CDS encoding triphosphoribosyl-dephospho-CoA synthase; this encodes MEEIAEAAQIACLLEVSATKPGNVNRFYNFKDTRYEDFLLSAVALGGAFREIDKATVGETILKAVRSTRKYVKTNTNLGMILLFAPIAKAYALGRTGEWKTGGMEERESGYLVTPSPPSYSARELRTDLAKVLNSLTVEDARNAYEAIRLANPGGMGKVTDHDIREEVQVSLLEAMAAAAHRDSIAREYTSRFEITFHLGYPTLQRYFTETRDLEKSIVQTYLTLLSEIPDTLITRKQGLDVSQNVMTRAREVLQAGGIFSEVGRQKLQELDKFLRSRDNQLNPGTTADLTAAALFVIFLLNGKILQML